The following are encoded together in the Streptomyces sp. NBC_01465 genome:
- a CDS encoding MFS transporter → MTATTAETRSAPTGHPQRWLILGVICLAQLTVLLDNTVLNVAIPSLTTSLHASTSDIQWMINAYSLVQSGLLLTAGSSADRYGRKKMLVTGLALFGAGSLVAGLAQSTAQLIAARAGMGVGGALLMTTTLAVVMQIFDDTERVKAIGIWSTVSSLGFAVGPLIGGFMLDHFWWGSIFLINIPVAVIGLFAVAALVPESKNPSGDRPDLLGALLSTIGMTAVVYAIISGPSHGWTSTHVLLSAAIGVVALAAFAAWELHTPHPMLDMHFFQNQRFIGAVAGAILVAFGMGGSLFLLTQHLQFVLGYDPLDAGLRTAPMAVTVIALNMSGLGARLLPKLGTPGTIATGMTALAAGLAALAVLGGNHGYGGMFVGLVVMGAGIAIAMPAMANAIMSAIPPEKAGVGAGVNGTLAEFGNGLGVAVLGAVLNSRFSALIPAAVGAASLPAALAAAKDPAEKARIADAFASGVETSQLVGAAAVLAGGLLAAVLLRRAERTDTPAAA, encoded by the coding sequence GTGACGGCCACGACAGCCGAGACCCGATCCGCCCCCACGGGCCACCCCCAGCGGTGGCTGATCCTCGGCGTGATCTGCCTGGCCCAGCTCACCGTCCTCCTGGACAACACCGTCCTCAACGTCGCCATCCCCTCTCTCACCACCTCGCTCCACGCCTCCACCTCCGACATCCAGTGGATGATCAACGCCTACTCGCTCGTCCAGTCCGGCCTCCTGCTCACGGCGGGCAGCTCCGCCGACCGCTACGGCCGCAAGAAGATGCTGGTCACCGGCCTCGCGCTCTTCGGTGCGGGCTCCCTCGTCGCGGGCCTCGCCCAGTCCACGGCCCAACTCATCGCGGCCCGCGCCGGGATGGGCGTCGGCGGTGCGCTCCTGATGACGACGACCCTCGCGGTCGTGATGCAGATCTTCGACGACACCGAGCGCGTCAAGGCGATCGGCATCTGGTCCACGGTCAGCTCATTGGGCTTCGCCGTCGGCCCCCTCATCGGCGGCTTCATGCTCGACCACTTCTGGTGGGGCTCGATCTTCCTCATCAACATCCCGGTCGCGGTCATCGGCCTGTTCGCCGTCGCGGCCCTCGTCCCCGAGTCCAAGAACCCCAGCGGCGACCGCCCCGACCTCCTCGGCGCCCTGCTCTCCACCATCGGTATGACGGCGGTCGTGTACGCGATCATCTCCGGCCCGAGCCACGGCTGGACCTCCACCCACGTCCTGCTCTCCGCGGCCATAGGGGTCGTCGCCCTCGCGGCCTTCGCCGCCTGGGAGCTCCACACCCCGCACCCCATGCTGGACATGCACTTCTTCCAGAACCAGCGCTTCATCGGGGCGGTAGCGGGCGCGATCCTGGTCGCGTTCGGCATGGGAGGCTCGCTCTTCCTGCTGACGCAGCACCTCCAATTCGTCCTCGGCTACGACCCGTTGGACGCCGGATTGCGTACGGCACCGATGGCCGTCACCGTCATCGCGCTCAACATGTCGGGCCTCGGCGCCCGCCTCCTGCCCAAGCTCGGCACCCCCGGCACCATCGCCACCGGCATGACGGCACTCGCCGCCGGTCTGGCCGCGCTCGCCGTACTCGGCGGCAACCACGGCTACGGCGGGATGTTCGTCGGCCTGGTCGTGATGGGCGCGGGCATCGCGATCGCCATGCCCGCCATGGCCAACGCGATCATGAGCGCGATCCCGCCGGAGAAGGCGGGCGTGGGCGCCGGCGTCAACGGCACCCTCGCGGAGTTCGGCAACGGCCTGGGCGTCGCCGTGCTCGGCGCGGTCCTCAACTCCCGCTTCTCGGCGCTGATCCCGGCCGCCGTGGGAGCGGCCTCGCTGCCCGCGGCACTGGCGGCGGCGAAGGACCCCGCGGAGAAGGCCCGTATCGCGGACGCCTTCGCCAGCGGGGTCGAGACGAGCCAGCTGGTGGGCGCGGCGGCGGTCCTCGCAGGAGGCCTGCTGGCAGCCGTACTCCTGAGGCGTGCGGAACGTACGGACACTCCAGCAGCGGCATAG
- a CDS encoding TetR/AcrR family transcriptional regulator — protein sequence MAAAVRTSVWLDGKTTRSRKADQPAGGLDLDKITAATVGLLDSEGLAKFSMRRLAADLGVTAMSVYWYVANKDDLLELALDQVMGELDLPDEASDDWRAQIRRLAVTYRVLLVSHPWVSSLVGEYLNIGPNSVAFSNSALRVMAKTGLPEHGQTGGLAAVFQFVYGFGTVEGHFRDRCARAGMTQDEYFHHAMSSITRKPEVDYSMDRAQHLMDARGGDTVDDMRDRDFEFAVDLLLAGIESMRGDKR from the coding sequence ATGGCGGCTGCGGTACGCACCAGCGTCTGGCTGGACGGAAAGACCACACGCAGCCGCAAGGCGGACCAGCCGGCCGGCGGCCTCGACCTGGACAAGATCACCGCGGCGACGGTCGGGCTCCTCGACTCCGAGGGCCTGGCCAAGTTCTCCATGCGCCGCCTCGCCGCCGATCTGGGCGTCACCGCGATGTCGGTCTACTGGTACGTCGCGAACAAGGACGACCTCCTCGAGCTCGCCCTCGACCAGGTGATGGGGGAGCTCGACCTCCCCGACGAGGCCTCCGACGACTGGCGCGCCCAGATCCGCCGACTCGCCGTCACCTACCGGGTGTTGCTGGTCAGCCACCCCTGGGTCTCGTCCCTCGTCGGCGAGTACCTCAACATCGGCCCGAACTCCGTCGCCTTCTCCAACTCGGCCCTGCGCGTGATGGCGAAGACCGGCCTCCCCGAGCACGGCCAGACCGGCGGCCTCGCCGCGGTCTTCCAGTTCGTCTACGGATTCGGCACCGTCGAGGGCCACTTCAGGGACCGCTGCGCCCGCGCCGGCATGACCCAGGACGAGTACTTCCACCACGCCATGAGCTCCATCACGCGCAAGCCCGAGGTCGACTACTCCATGGACAGGGCCCAGCACCTGATGGACGCGCGCGGCGGCGACACCGTCGACGACATGCGGGACCGCGACTTCGAGTTCGCCGTGGACCTGCTGCTCGCGGGCATCGAGTCGATGCGCGGCGACAAGCGCTAG
- a CDS encoding STAS domain-containing protein, with product MPLLLHPIDLPHCTVVPMPEEIDISNLPFLYAETGRVIADREGHLDVLVLDLTRTGFIDSRGASMIPAVQERAREAGARTRVVAGTRLVARVLELTQVRRDVPVYHDLAEALAAS from the coding sequence ATGCCGCTTCTGCTGCATCCGATCGATCTTCCGCACTGCACCGTCGTACCGATGCCCGAGGAGATCGACATCTCCAATCTGCCGTTCCTGTACGCCGAGACGGGGCGGGTGATCGCGGACCGCGAGGGGCATCTCGATGTGCTCGTACTGGATCTCACGCGGACCGGTTTCATCGACTCGCGGGGCGCCTCGATGATCCCCGCCGTACAGGAGCGGGCGCGCGAGGCGGGCGCGCGGACGCGGGTGGTGGCCGGGACGCGGCTGGTGGCGCGCGTGCTGGAGCTGACGCAGGTACGGCGGGACGTGCCCGTCTACCACGACTTGGCGGAGGCGCTCGCAGCCTCCTAG
- a CDS encoding ANTAR domain-containing protein, with protein MPLAPVDFRLAETLADAAVALYAAQGRAATARTAVRLAEEAVTGADCAGLSLVVQGGLISPEAWTHDAVRAFDTAAESAAHRTHWDELWAVPFAHIDDTAECEGCARALEATGLRSVLLLRIRTQSRRFSVLSLASYTPRIFDDPAIRTARLLSTHIGVALQSATVLEQLTEALETRDVIGQATGILMEQLGIDAAQAFDRLVRASQQANVKVRDIALRIVGAAVPD; from the coding sequence GTGCCCCTTGCGCCCGTCGATTTCCGGCTGGCCGAGACCCTCGCCGACGCCGCCGTCGCGCTCTACGCCGCGCAGGGCCGCGCGGCAACCGCCCGCACCGCCGTACGCCTGGCCGAAGAGGCCGTCACCGGCGCCGACTGCGCTGGGCTCTCCCTGGTCGTGCAGGGCGGTCTGATCAGCCCCGAGGCCTGGACGCACGACGCAGTACGCGCCTTCGACACGGCCGCCGAGTCCGCCGCCCACCGCACCCACTGGGACGAACTGTGGGCCGTGCCCTTCGCCCACATCGACGACACCGCCGAGTGCGAAGGATGCGCCCGGGCGCTGGAGGCCACCGGTCTGCGCTCGGTGCTGCTCCTCCGCATCCGTACGCAGTCCCGCAGATTCAGCGTCCTGTCGCTCGCCTCGTACACACCGCGCATCTTCGACGACCCGGCGATCCGCACCGCACGCCTCCTCTCGACGCACATCGGAGTGGCCCTGCAGTCCGCCACCGTGCTGGAACAGCTCACCGAGGCGCTGGAGACCCGCGACGTGATCGGGCAGGCGACGGGCATCCTCATGGAGCAGTTGGGCATCGACGCGGCACAGGCCTTCGACCGCCTCGTACGGGCGTCGCAGCAGGCCAATGTGAAGGTCAGGGACATCGCGCTGCGCATCGTGGGAGCTGCCGTACCTGACTGA
- a CDS encoding GAF and ANTAR domain-containing protein: protein MAENQDGLDLSALHTAFTDWRGLDAFLQELTERAVRAVGGADACSVTMHRDGRLVSAAGSDGEALKLDSLQYEADAGPCVCSLRDGREQYVRDMTTEQRWPPYPEKARTYGIRSVLAAPLKVNSGTLGALNLYAHEPYAFEEHAPSIGRLADQAAGAVAVAARIEEERTTVEDLRAAMFSRSVIDQAIGIVMARRNCPEDEALSTLRKASQHRNIKLRDLCRELVHHTGGTPPSPGSFARRK, encoded by the coding sequence ATGGCAGAGAACCAGGACGGCCTCGACCTCAGCGCGCTCCACACCGCCTTCACCGACTGGCGCGGCCTGGACGCGTTCCTCCAGGAGCTGACCGAGCGCGCGGTCCGGGCGGTCGGCGGCGCGGACGCGTGCAGCGTCACCATGCACCGCGACGGCCGGCTCGTCTCGGCGGCCGGCAGTGACGGCGAGGCGCTGAAACTCGACAGTCTCCAGTACGAGGCGGACGCGGGCCCGTGCGTCTGCAGCCTGCGCGACGGGCGCGAGCAGTACGTCCGCGACATGACCACCGAGCAGCGCTGGCCGCCCTACCCGGAGAAGGCGCGCACGTACGGAATCCGCTCCGTCCTGGCCGCCCCGCTCAAGGTGAACTCCGGCACGCTCGGGGCGCTCAACCTGTACGCCCACGAACCGTACGCCTTCGAGGAACACGCGCCGTCCATCGGCCGGCTGGCGGACCAGGCCGCCGGTGCGGTGGCCGTCGCGGCCCGGATCGAGGAGGAGCGCACCACGGTCGAGGACCTGCGCGCGGCGATGTTCTCGCGCTCGGTCATCGACCAGGCGATCGGCATCGTGATGGCGCGGCGCAACTGCCCGGAGGACGAGGCCCTGTCGACCCTCCGCAAGGCCTCGCAGCACCGCAACATCAAACTCCGGGACCTCTGCCGGGAGTTGGTGCACCACACCGGGGGCACGCCGCCGTCCCCCGGCTCCTTCGCCCGCCGCAAATGA
- a CDS encoding PPOX class F420-dependent oxidoreductase, whose product MAPNIASNTAVELAELLDFVRPRHRAILLTTRADGRPQGSPLTCGVDDAGRIVVSTYPERAKTRNARRDERVSVIVLSDEWNGPWVQIDGTAEVIDSPESVEPLVEYFRNISGEHPDWDEYREAMVKQGKSIIRITPERWGPVATGGFPARLG is encoded by the coding sequence ATGGCACCCAATATCGCGAGCAACACCGCTGTCGAGCTGGCCGAGTTGCTGGACTTCGTACGCCCACGGCACCGCGCGATCCTGCTGACCACCCGCGCCGACGGCCGCCCCCAGGGGTCGCCGCTGACGTGCGGGGTCGACGACGCGGGGCGGATCGTGGTCTCCACGTACCCCGAGCGCGCCAAGACCCGTAACGCCAGGCGCGACGAGCGGGTCAGCGTGATCGTGCTCTCCGACGAGTGGAACGGACCGTGGGTGCAGATCGACGGGACGGCCGAGGTCATCGACTCCCCCGAGTCGGTGGAGCCGCTGGTGGAGTACTTCCGCAACATCTCGGGGGAGCACCCGGACTGGGACGAGTACCGCGAAGCCATGGTCAAGCAGGGGAAGTCGATCATCCGGATCACCCCGGAACGGTGGGGTCCTGTGGCCACGGGCGGCTTTCCCGCGCGGCTCGGCTGA
- a CDS encoding winged helix DNA-binding domain-containing protein — MTLTPRQLALATLDRQLLLERRPLGVAGAVRTLCALQAQTPASPYLALWNRIQDFAPADLDAAFADRSIVKASLMRITLHAVHADDYAPYHAAMASSLRASRVYDRRYTSTGLAPDDADALLPELAGFLAQPHTGAEVEAELTARHGESAHRVWWALRTYAPLHHAPTGGPWSFNQRNAYRAAPAGPEDAGAGVQHLLLSYLRAFGPATARDFARFTLLGSAVITKALHELGDRVVKLAGPPRTALYDVPDATIPAEDTPTPPRLLPMWDSTLLAHAIPGRILPQEYRPLVVRRNGDMLPTLLVDGQVAGVWRAVGSGLELTAFHKLGKAAWQSLSEEATNLSALLADRDPAVYGRYGHWWDKGIPAAETRVIKG; from the coding sequence GTGACCCTCACTCCGCGACAGCTCGCCCTGGCCACGCTGGACCGTCAGCTCCTCCTGGAACGCCGGCCCCTCGGCGTGGCGGGCGCGGTCCGCACGCTCTGCGCGCTCCAGGCGCAGACACCGGCCTCGCCGTACCTCGCGCTATGGAACCGGATCCAGGACTTCGCCCCCGCGGATCTCGACGCGGCGTTCGCGGACCGCAGCATCGTGAAGGCGAGCCTGATGCGGATCACGCTGCACGCCGTGCACGCCGACGACTACGCGCCGTACCACGCCGCCATGGCGAGCTCCCTGCGCGCGAGCCGCGTGTACGACCGCCGCTACACCTCGACGGGGCTCGCCCCCGACGATGCCGACGCGCTGCTCCCGGAGCTGGCCGGCTTCCTGGCGCAACCGCACACGGGCGCCGAGGTGGAGGCCGAGCTGACGGCCCGGCACGGGGAGAGCGCGCATCGCGTGTGGTGGGCGCTGCGGACGTACGCACCGCTCCACCACGCGCCGACGGGCGGCCCGTGGTCGTTCAACCAGCGCAACGCGTACCGGGCCGCGCCCGCCGGACCCGAGGACGCGGGCGCCGGCGTACAGCACCTGCTGCTCTCCTACCTCCGGGCGTTCGGCCCCGCGACGGCCCGGGACTTCGCGCGCTTCACGCTGCTGGGAAGCGCGGTGATCACGAAGGCACTGCACGAACTGGGCGACCGGGTGGTGAAGTTGGCGGGCCCGCCCCGCACCGCGCTCTACGACGTACCGGACGCCACGATCCCCGCCGAGGACACCCCGACCCCACCACGCCTGCTCCCGATGTGGGACAGCACCCTGCTGGCGCACGCGATCCCCGGCCGGATCCTGCCCCAGGAGTACCGCCCCCTGGTCGTACGCCGCAACGGCGACATGCTGCCGACCCTGCTGGTCGACGGACAGGTGGCCGGGGTATGGCGGGCGGTGGGCAGCGGCCTGGAACTGACCGCTTTCCACAAGCTGGGAAAGGCGGCGTGGCAGTCCCTGTCCGAGGAGGCAACGAACCTCTCCGCACTGCTCGCGGACCGCGACCCGGCGGTCTACGGCCGCTACGGACACTGGTGGGACAAGGGAATCCCCGCCGCCGAGACCAGAGTCATCAAGGGCTGA
- a CDS encoding YceI family protein yields the protein MGLRAQVRTRDGWAVQHAVVTVTDMTGSQVVRAAADEDGAVRDATALPPGPYTLIVTAVGYAPVASTVIVTASGRADAGTVVLARQGGVELPPPGAWTLDPAHSAVGAVAQHLGISSVHGRFTAFSGRIEIAEDAEKSRVEAVIEAGSIDTGNGMRDGHLKSADFLDVERFPEITYRSTGIEPAGPDRWTVHGELALHGVVREVDLDLSYLGTGPDPWGGTRAAFRATADLRRDDFAMNYNQVVAAGISAIGTTLKVELDIQAVQGDALPAM from the coding sequence ATGGGACTTCGCGCACAGGTACGGACCCGGGACGGCTGGGCCGTGCAGCACGCGGTGGTGACCGTGACCGACATGACCGGCAGCCAGGTGGTGCGGGCCGCCGCCGACGAGGACGGCGCGGTGCGCGATGCGACGGCGCTGCCCCCGGGTCCGTACACGCTGATCGTGACCGCCGTCGGCTACGCGCCCGTCGCCTCGACCGTGATCGTCACGGCGAGCGGCCGCGCGGACGCGGGCACGGTGGTCCTGGCCCGCCAGGGCGGCGTGGAGCTGCCGCCGCCGGGCGCGTGGACGCTGGACCCGGCGCACTCCGCGGTGGGCGCGGTCGCCCAGCACCTGGGGATCTCCAGCGTGCACGGGCGGTTCACCGCCTTCTCGGGGCGGATCGAGATCGCCGAGGACGCGGAGAAGTCGCGCGTCGAGGCGGTCATCGAGGCGGGGTCGATCGACACGGGGAACGGGATGCGGGACGGGCACCTGAAGTCCGCCGACTTCCTGGACGTGGAGCGCTTCCCGGAGATCACGTACCGCTCGACGGGAATCGAGCCGGCCGGACCGGACCGCTGGACGGTCCACGGCGAGCTCGCACTGCACGGTGTCGTACGCGAAGTCGACCTGGATCTCAGCTACTTGGGTACGGGACCCGACCCGTGGGGCGGCACGCGGGCCGCGTTCCGCGCGACGGCGGATCTGCGGCGCGACGACTTCGCGATGAACTACAACCAGGTGGTGGCGGCGGGGATCTCGGCGATCGGGACGACGCTCAAGGTGGAACTGGACATCCAGGCCGTGCAGGGGGATGCGCTGCCGGCCATGTGA
- a CDS encoding MFS transporter, whose amino-acid sequence MATTTPAGVRAGHAKHGGHHTPDGEPMTHRQIMEALSGLLLGMFVAILSSTIVTNALPRIVSDLHGSQSSYTWVVTASLLAMTATTPLWGKLSDLFSKKLLVQIALIIYVTGSVVAGLSQNSGMLIACRVVQGIGVGGLSALAQIVMAAMISPRERGRYSGYLGATFAVATVGGPLLGGVITDTSWLGWRWCFYVGVPFAIIALIVLQKTLKLPVTKRDVKVDWGGAFFVAAAVSLLLVWVTFAGNKYDWISWQTYAMVGGSILLGLLFVLVESKAKEPIIPLRLFRNKTITLASIASLFVGVGMFTGTVFFSQYFQLARGKSPTMSGVMTIPMIGGLFISSTVSGQFITKTGRWKAWLVSGGVLLTAGLGLLSTMRYDTPYWRLAIFMALMGLGIGMMMQNLVLATQNQVAPEDLGSASSTVTFFRSLGGAVGVSALGAIMANRVTHYVKDGLADLGPQGGGAGSGALSSGAIPDLKVLPAPLRTVIESAYGHGVADVFLIAAPCALLALLMTLFIKEVALRTRPVGEKAAPAEAVAPVAAVPAPAVSVEKAVQAEETMPMQSVPDSTPIRGIVRAAEGAAVGGAAVTLISLSGRQLGRAVAQGDGGYEVGAPGSGSYVLIASADGFQPQASTVVVGGDELHYDILLSGTSGLAGVVKAAEGGAPIEGAMVVVTDVRGDVLATGKSGAQGDFTFGDLVPGSVTIAVNATGHRPLALPVEIGGQGVTRIEALLQSGALVQGVVRGGADRRPLPDARVTLVDAAGNVVASATTGDDGAYAFADLTSGEYTVIATGYPPVAGSLSVAGRGVDGHDIELAHPGE is encoded by the coding sequence ATGGCTACGACCACACCAGCCGGTGTGCGGGCCGGTCACGCCAAGCACGGGGGCCATCACACTCCCGACGGCGAACCGATGACTCACCGGCAGATCATGGAGGCGTTGTCCGGGCTGCTGCTCGGCATGTTCGTCGCCATCCTGTCGTCGACGATCGTCACCAACGCCCTGCCTCGGATCGTCTCCGACCTGCACGGCAGCCAGTCCTCGTACACCTGGGTCGTCACCGCGTCCCTGCTCGCGATGACGGCGACCACCCCGCTCTGGGGCAAGCTCTCCGACCTGTTCAGCAAGAAGCTGCTCGTCCAGATAGCACTGATCATCTACGTCACGGGCTCGGTCGTCGCCGGGCTCTCGCAGAACTCCGGCATGCTCATCGCCTGCCGTGTCGTCCAGGGCATCGGCGTCGGCGGTCTCTCCGCCCTCGCGCAGATCGTGATGGCCGCGATGATCTCCCCGCGCGAGCGCGGGCGGTACTCCGGCTACCTCGGCGCGACCTTCGCAGTCGCGACCGTCGGCGGACCGCTGCTCGGCGGTGTGATCACCGACACCAGCTGGCTCGGCTGGCGCTGGTGCTTCTACGTCGGCGTTCCGTTCGCGATCATCGCGCTGATCGTGCTGCAGAAGACCCTGAAGCTCCCGGTCACCAAGCGCGACGTCAAGGTCGACTGGGGCGGCGCGTTCTTCGTCGCCGCGGCCGTCTCGCTGCTGCTGGTCTGGGTGACCTTCGCGGGCAACAAGTACGACTGGATCTCCTGGCAGACCTACGCCATGGTCGGCGGCTCGATCCTGCTCGGGCTGCTGTTCGTCCTGGTCGAGTCCAAGGCCAAGGAACCGATCATTCCGCTGCGGCTCTTCCGCAACAAGACGATCACCCTCGCCTCGATCGCCTCGCTCTTCGTCGGTGTCGGCATGTTCACCGGCACGGTCTTCTTCAGCCAGTACTTCCAGCTGGCGCGCGGCAAGTCGCCGACGATGTCCGGTGTGATGACGATCCCCATGATCGGCGGGCTCTTCATCTCCTCGACCGTCTCGGGCCAGTTCATCACCAAGACAGGCCGCTGGAAGGCCTGGCTGGTCAGCGGCGGTGTGCTGCTGACCGCGGGGCTGGGGCTGCTCTCCACGATGCGGTACGACACCCCGTACTGGCGCCTCGCGATCTTCATGGCGCTGATGGGTCTCGGCATCGGCATGATGATGCAGAACCTCGTCCTCGCCACCCAGAACCAGGTGGCCCCCGAGGACCTCGGCTCGGCCTCCTCCACCGTCACGTTCTTCCGCTCCCTCGGCGGTGCCGTCGGCGTCTCGGCGCTCGGCGCGATCATGGCCAACCGGGTCACGCACTACGTCAAGGACGGCCTCGCGGACCTCGGCCCGCAGGGCGGCGGCGCCGGCTCCGGAGCCCTGTCCAGCGGTGCGATCCCCGATCTGAAGGTGCTGCCCGCCCCGCTGCGCACGGTCATCGAGAGTGCGTACGGACACGGTGTGGCCGATGTCTTCCTGATCGCGGCGCCCTGCGCGCTGCTCGCTCTCCTGATGACGCTGTTCATCAAGGAGGTCGCGCTCAGGACCCGCCCGGTGGGGGAGAAGGCGGCTCCGGCTGAGGCCGTGGCCCCGGTCGCCGCTGTTCCGGCCCCCGCCGTTTCTGTCGAGAAGGCCGTGCAGGCCGAGGAGACGATGCCGATGCAGTCCGTACCCGACTCCACCCCCATCCGCGGGATCGTCCGCGCCGCCGAGGGCGCGGCCGTCGGCGGGGCCGCGGTCACGCTGATCTCGCTCTCCGGGCGGCAGTTGGGCCGTGCGGTGGCCCAGGGCGACGGCGGCTACGAGGTCGGTGCGCCGGGCTCGGGTTCGTACGTCCTGATCGCCTCGGCGGACGGCTTTCAGCCGCAGGCCTCCACGGTCGTCGTGGGCGGCGACGAGCTGCACTACGACATCCTCCTGTCGGGCACGAGCGGCCTCGCCGGTGTCGTGAAGGCGGCCGAGGGCGGTGCGCCGATCGAGGGCGCGATGGTCGTCGTCACGGATGTCCGCGGTGACGTCCTGGCCACCGGTAAGTCCGGTGCGCAGGGCGACTTCACCTTCGGCGACCTGGTCCCCGGCTCGGTGACGATCGCCGTCAACGCGACCGGCCACCGGCCCCTCGCGCTGCCGGTGGAGATCGGCGGCCAGGGCGTCACCCGTATCGAGGCGCTGCTCCAGTCGGGCGCGCTCGTCCAGGGCGTCGTACGCGGCGGGGCCGACCGGCGCCCGCTGCCCGACGCGCGGGTCACGCTGGTGGACGCAGCCGGGAACGTCGTCGCCTCCGCCACCACCGGGGACGACGGGGCGTACGCCTTCGCCGACCTCACCTCGGGCGAGTACACGGTCATCGCGACCGGATACCCGCCGGTCGCAGGCTCGTTGAGCGTCGCGGGACGCGGCGTCGACGGCCACGACATCGAACTCGCCCACCCCGGCGAGTAG
- a CDS encoding MarR family winged helix-turn-helix transcriptional regulator, which yields MAAQSQYEELARQLSAIGAVKRGLARALPAHCPSGSAAALTLIDQHGEMRMSRLAELLAVDMSVTSRHVAHAAERGWIERSPDPADKRSRILRLTAAGQDMLGVLSQRSIDTLAHTLDDWSDDEVGELNVMLARLRHSFDCKARALPPHHDLDTRTPV from the coding sequence ATGGCAGCGCAGAGTCAGTACGAAGAACTGGCCCGGCAGCTCAGTGCCATCGGCGCCGTGAAGCGCGGCCTCGCACGAGCCCTCCCGGCCCACTGCCCTTCCGGCTCGGCCGCCGCGCTCACCCTCATCGACCAACACGGGGAAATGCGTATGAGCAGGCTCGCCGAGCTGCTCGCCGTGGACATGTCGGTGACCAGCCGTCATGTGGCCCATGCGGCCGAGCGCGGTTGGATCGAGCGGTCCCCGGACCCCGCCGACAAGCGCTCGCGCATCCTGCGGCTCACCGCCGCCGGCCAGGACATGCTCGGCGTCCTCTCCCAGCGCTCCATCGACACGCTCGCCCACACCCTGGACGACTGGTCCGACGACGAAGTCGGAGAACTCAACGTGATGCTCGCGCGCCTGCGCCACAGCTTCGACTGCAAGGCCCGCGCCCTGCCGCCGCATCACGACCTCGACACCCGTACACCCGTTTAA
- a CDS encoding RNA polymerase sigma factor SigF, with product MSAEQGSSKVLTLTKPEPAPLQQKQQQALSGSELPSTGAIDTRTLSRSLFLRLATLDTDSPEKTYVRDTLIELNLPLVRYAAARFRSRNEPMEDIVQVGTIGLIKAIDRFDCERGVEFPTFAMPTVVGEIKRFFRDTSWSVRVPRRLQELRLALTKASDELAQKLDRSPTVPELAAVLGVSEEDVVDGLAVGNAYTASSLDSPSPEDDGGEGSLADRLGYEDTALEGVEYRESLKPLLAKLPPRERQIIMLRFFANMTQSQIGEEVGISQMHVSRLLTRTLSQLREGLIGD from the coding sequence ATGTCCGCAGAACAGGGCAGCTCGAAGGTGCTCACGCTCACGAAGCCCGAGCCCGCGCCGCTGCAGCAGAAGCAGCAGCAGGCGCTCAGCGGCTCGGAGTTGCCGAGCACCGGCGCCATCGACACCCGCACTCTGTCCCGCTCCCTGTTCCTGAGGCTTGCCACCCTCGACACGGACAGCCCGGAGAAGACGTACGTACGGGACACACTGATCGAGCTCAATCTGCCGCTGGTGCGTTATGCCGCGGCGCGGTTCCGCAGCCGCAACGAGCCGATGGAGGACATCGTCCAGGTCGGAACGATCGGCCTGATCAAGGCGATCGACCGCTTCGACTGCGAACGCGGCGTGGAATTCCCGACGTTCGCGATGCCGACCGTCGTCGGTGAGATCAAGCGCTTCTTCCGCGACACGTCGTGGTCGGTGCGGGTCCCGCGCCGGCTGCAGGAGCTGCGGCTCGCGCTGACGAAGGCGAGCGACGAGCTGGCCCAGAAGCTGGACCGCTCGCCGACCGTGCCCGAACTCGCCGCCGTACTGGGGGTGTCGGAGGAGGACGTCGTCGACGGCCTGGCCGTCGGCAACGCGTACACGGCGTCCTCGCTCGACTCGCCCTCGCCCGAGGACGACGGCGGCGAGGGGTCCCTGGCGGACCGTCTGGGGTACGAGGACACGGCGCTGGAGGGCGTGGAGTACCGCGAGTCCCTGAAGCCGCTGCTGGCCAAACTGCCGCCGCGCGAGCGCCAGATCATCATGCTGCGGTTCTTCGCGAACATGACGCAGTCGCAGATCGGCGAGGAGGTCGGCATCTCGCAGATGCATGTCTCGCGGCTGCTGACGAGGACGCTTTCGCAGCTGCGGGAGGGTCTGATCGGGGACTAG